The DNA window CTCTACCGCTGGTTCGTCACCGACGCGGGCGCCCGGGACCGCTTCGCCCGCGTCCTGCGGCTGCTGGCCAGGCCCGGCGGCACACCGCTGCTCTTCCACTGCACGGCCGGCAAGGACCGCACCGGCTGGACGGCGGCCCTGCTGCTCACCGCCCTCGGCGTCGACCGGGACACCGTCTTCGACGACTACCTGCTCACCAATGAGCGCCACGCCGCCCTGGTCGACCGCCTGATGGACGGCTTCGGCACCCGGGGGATCATGGCGGAGCCGGAGCTGATCCTGCCGGTCTACCGCGCCGAGCCGGCCTATCTGGCGGCGGCGTTCGCCGAGGTGGAGTCCGGCTGGCCGTCCTTGGACGCCTTCCTCACCGACGGCCTGGGCCTGGACGACTCCGTACGGCGGGGCCTGCGGGCCAATCTGCTGGCGGACTGACCCGGGGCCCCGCCTCGGCTACTCCTCCGAGGTCAGACCCTCCCGCAGCTGCGCCAGCGTCCTGGTGAGCAGCCGGGAGACATGCATCTGCGAGATGCCGATCTCCTCGCCGATCTGGGACTGGGTCATATTGGCGAAGAAGCGCAGCATGATGATCCGCCGCTCGCGGGCGGGCAGCCGGGCCAGCAGCGGCTTGAGCGACTCCCGGTACTCCACGCCCTCCAGCGCCACGTCCTCGTACCCCAGCCGCTCGGCGAGCGGGCCGTCGCCGTCCTCCTCGGTCGGGGTGGAGTCCAGTGAGGAGGCGGTGTAGGCGTTGCCCACCGCGAGGCCCTCCACCACCTCCTCCTCGCTGACGCCCAGGCACTGGGCCAGCTCGGCGACGGTGGGCGAGCGGTCCAGCTTCTGCGCCAGCTCGTCGCCGGCCCGGGTGAGGGCCAGCCGCAGCTCCTGGAGGCGGCGCGGCACCCGCACCGACCAACTGGTGTCCCGGAAGAAGCGCTTGATCTCACCGACCACGGTCGGCATCGCGAAGGTGGGGAACTCCACCCCCCGCTCCGGGTCGAAGCGGTCGATCGCCTTGATCAGGCCGATGGTGCCGACCTGAACGATGTCCTCCATCGGCTCATTGCGGCTGCGGAAGCGGGCAGCCGCGTACCGCACCAGCGGCAGGTTGAGCTCGATCAGGGTGTCCCGCACATAGAGGCTCTCCGGGCAGCCGGGCGGGAGCTCGGCGAGCCGCAGGAAGAGCGAGCGCGACAGCGTACGGGTGTCGAGGCTCTCCCCGACGACGGGGACCGCCTCGACGGCAGCCGTGCCGTGGATCTCAGCGCTGCGCAGATCAACCGACATGCACCCACCCCCTCCTGACTGACCAACGGAGCCCACCGATCGGTGGTTCCCCGGCTACGTCCACTGGGATACCGGAACACGGTCTCCGGCAAACCCGGCACTGCAAGGTGTCACGCGATGGTAACGCGCAGCAATCCGGCGTTTGCCGCGAGATATGTCCCGCTCCGAGAGGCAATACCCTTTCAGGACTCCCAGGCGTTGCTGCTGCGCAGCCGGGCGAAGATGCGGGCCAGCAGCCGGGAGACATGCATCTGGGACATCCCCAGTTCGCTGCTGATCTGGGACTGCGTCAGGTTGCCGAAGAAGCGCAGCATGATGATCCGCCGCTCCCGCTCCGGCAGCTGGACCAGCAGGTGGCGCACCATGTCGCGGTGTTCCACATCGGTCAGCGCGGCGTCCTCGTAGCCCAGCCGGTCGAGCAGCGCCAGGCCGCCCTCGCTCTCCTGGGCGGCCTCCAGCGAGGCGGCGTTGTAGGCGCGGCCGGCGTCCAGGCAGTCGCGCACATCCTCCTCCGGGATGCGCAGCCGGGCGGCGATCTCCGGGATGCGCGGGGTGCGGCCATGGGCGACGGTGAGCTCCTCCATGGCGCCGCTGACCTGCACCCACAGCTCCTGGAGCCGACGCGGCACATGCATGGTGCGGACATTGTCCCGGAAGTACCGCTTGATCTCGCCCAGGATGGTCGGCAGCGCATACGTCGGGAACTGGACCCCGCGGGTGGAGTCGAATCGGTCGATGGCGTTGATCAGGCCGATGGTGCCGACCTGGATCACGTCCTCCATCGGCTCGCTGCGGCCCCGGAAGCGGGCGGCGGCGTACCGCACCAGTGGGACGTTGACCTCGATCAGCGCGGCGCGGACCCGGGCGTGCTCCGACGTCCCCGGCTCCAGCTCGGCCATCCGCTCGAAGAGCACACGGGTCAGCGCCCGGACGTCCAGCGGTGACCGGCCCCCGGGCACGGGCGCTCCCGCCACCCGGACGCCGGGCCCGGCGTCCTGCTCGGCGCCGGTGTCCGGCGCGCTGCCCTGTGCCCGCACGGACCCGCCACCCCTTCGTGCCACCTGGTGATGGGGTCGACTCGGTGTCTCTCCCTATCCGGCAAAAACCGGTCATAGCATCACAAGACGGTTGCAGGTCGGGCAAGCACCGCTCTTACGCGTGTTGGTGGATTGTGGGCGGCGGATCGCGTACCCGGCACGCCCGGTGGGCGTGCCGGGGCGGTCAGACCTCGATGTCGGCAATCACCCAGGTGGCGAACTCGCTCCACTGCGCGGCCGCCGCCTGATGCGCCGGATGGCTGAGGTACGCCTTCAGGGCGTCGCGGTCGTCGACCAGGCTGTTGATCGCGAAGTCGTACGCGATGTCGCGCGTGGTGGTGTTCCACCCGCACTCCCACTCGCGCAGCTCCGGGATCAGCGCGCCGAGCTCCTCGAACGCCTTGGCGCCGGCCGCGACCCGCTCGTCGCCCTCCCGGTCGACGCCGTCATTGAGCTTGAACAGGACCAGATGCCGGATCACGATGCCGCTCCTCGCGGACGGGGACTGGGTGGTCCCCGCCACGGTAACCGGCGGACGGCCCGATCAGTTGATCAGCCCCGTCATAAACGTGCCCACCGACTTCGCGGCACTGGAGATCCCCTCGAAGCCCACCTGCACCAGGTCGGCCGCGCGCGAGGGCGAGTTGATGATCGTGTACAGCACGAAGATGAGCAGGAGATACATGCCGATCTTCTTTGCCTGAGCCATGAACCTGACCTGCCTCCCTGCCGCGGCCCCGCACTCCGGGGCGACCCGCTCCGTCGGCAGCTCCGGTGGTCCCGGGAGGGGCCGCCGCCGGGCGGCTGCCGCGCTCCCCGGAACGACTTGCAAGCACGCAGCCTATCCACCCGATGGCCCAGCGGGGACCGGTCGGCGCACCCGTCCGTCGGCGGGCCGCCCGGCACGGTCCGCCGCCCCCTGCGCCCGAAAGGACCAAACTCCCCGGTTTGGATGGCTTTGCCGGGGTGCCGTACGCCCGCTCATGGCGCACGATGGAGACGTACCGGGGGTCTGGCAGGAACCCGCCGGTACCGGATCCGGAGCCCCCGCTGTGGGACCGGGCGCCGCGGCTTCCCCCCGACGCGGCACCGGTTGTGGGACTCCGTCCCGGGGGAGCGGCCTGTCCCCCCGAGGCCGCTCCCCTCCATCGCACCGCATCCCTCACGGACCCGTGATTCCCCGCCCCGCCGCAGGTCGCACCCGGTCCCCACCGCCCGCCGAAGCACACCGGCGCACCGCCTCCCCCTCCCCGCGCCCCGGTGCGCCCCACGCATACGCCGAGGGCCCCACCGGATCACTCCGGCGGGGCCCTCGGCATTCACAAGCGGTAGCGGTGGGATTCGAACCCACGGTGGAGTTGCCCCCACACACGCTTTCGAGGCGTGCTCCTTTGGCCGCTCGGACACGCTACCGGGGAAGACTCTACCGGACGGGCCGGGCGGCCACGAAATCGTTTGGACGGGGCTGTGCGGCTCAGCCGGGGTCGGTGCGGTGGGTGTCGAAGAAGGCGGTGAGGGCGGCGCCGCAGTCGTCGGCGAGGACGCCCCAGACCACCTCGGGGCGGTGGTTCAGCCGGCGGTCCCGGATGACGTCCCAGAGGGAGCCGGCGGCGCCCGCCTTCTCGTCCACCGCGCCGTAGACCACCCGGTCGAGCCGGGAGAGCACGATGGCGCCGGCGCACATGGTGCACGGCTCCAGGGTGACCACCAGGGTGCAGCCGGTCAGCCGCCACTCGCCGACCGCCCGGGCCGCCTCCCGGATCGCCACCACCTCGGCGTGGGCGGTCGGGTCGCCGACCGCCTCGCGCGCGTTGTGCCCGCGTCCGATCACCGACCCGTCGGGGCCCAGGACCACCGCGCCGACCGGCACATCGCCGGTGGCCGGGGCCAGTGCGGCTTCGGCGAGCGCCTGCCGCATGGGGCCGGACCAGCGGTCGCGCACCGGGTCGGGGCGTACGGGAGCCGGGAGGGGCGTGGTCTGCATGCCACCAGTGTCGGGCACCGGCGGCCCGGGCCGGGGCCCGGGCCGCCCGCAGCCGCCGCTACCGCACTGCCTCCAGCACCTCGCCGCAGCCCAGCGAGTCGGCGATCTCGGTGAGGGCGTCGCCGGGGACGGCCCCCTCGCCGCTCATCGCCAGCAACTGCCTGGCCGACACCCCGTACTCGGTGAGCACCTCGATGTCGCCCAGCGGCCCGGCGGGTACGCCGTCGGCACCGACGGCCGGGCCGTCGTCGTCGTCATCGTCGTCATCGGAGGCGGAGCCGCCGGACGCGTCGTCGTCCAGCTCCGCCACCAGGTTGTCGAGGTCGTCGAGCTCGTCACCCGGGGTGCGGCCCACCAGTTCGTCGGTGAGCACGATCTCCCCGTAGGCGCTGCGGGCGGCTGCGGCACCGTCGGACACAAAGATCCGCGGGTCCTCCTCGCCGTCCACCCGGACGACGGCGAACCACGCGTCCTCCTGCTCGATGAAGACCAGCACCGTCTCCTCGTCGTCGGAAGCCTCGCGCGCCAGGTCGGCCAGGTCGGCGAGGGTTTCGACGTCGTCGAGCTCGGTCTCGCTCACGCTCCACCCATCCTCGGTGCGAGCGAGCACTGCAGCGAAGTACGCCACCAGGACACTCCCATGGTCTCGGCTGTCGGAGAGCCGGGGCGGGTGGACGGCCCAGCGAGAGCGCCCCCGCTCCAGGGGGAGTCCGCCTCGTGGACGCCCCAATCGGAATCGTGACAGAAACCCTGCCACTGCGGGGGGTGTTCCGCAGCGCGTCTTCGCTGGTCGTGTCGGAGCCTGCCGAGGGTTGGGGACGGCCGGCGGCGGTCAGAAGCGGAAGGTCCTCATGCGTACCGCCTCGCGCATCCGGCGCTCCTTTGTCCGGCGCGGATGCACCCGGGCACGCAGTTCCCGGGCCTCCGCCAGTTCGCGCAGGAAGGCCGCCCTGCGCCGCCGCCGCTCCGCCTCGGATTCCTTGCGGCGCCCGGCCGCCGGGCCCTCGGAGGGAGTCTCGGGGCCCTCCTCGCCGGGCGTGTCCGGGGGTGTCTCCACGGCCTCGGCCGCCGCCCTGGCCCGGGCTGCGGCGTCGCCGCGCTGCCGCCGGACGCGGTCCCGTTCGGACCGGCTCTGCTCAGCCATGCGATCCCCTGCGATCCGCGCGCATTGCCTGCCCGCTGTGCTGTTCGGGTGGCTCGGCGGGGGTGGCCCGGCCGTGGCTCCCCGGTCCGTTCATACGGTCAGGCTTTCCCCGTCCGGCGGTATTGATACCGCCGAAGGAGTGCCGGGGCGGGCAGGCCCGGCGAGGTCCACCTCGGAGTCGTACGGGTGTCCGGGCTCGGTTACTGTCTCATCATGCGGATCCATGTCCTCGACCACCCGCTGGTCGCCCACAAGCTCTCGACGCTGCGTGACGAGCGCACCGACTCGCCCACCTTCCGCCGGCTCGCCGACGAGCTGGTCACCCTTCTCGCGTACGAGGCGACCCGGGACGTCCGCACCGACGAGGTGGAGATCACCACCCCGGTCGCGGTCACCATCGGCACCCGGCTCAGCTACCCCCGGCCGCTGGTGGTGCCGATCCTGCGGGCCGGCCTGGGGATGCTGGACGGCATGACCCGGCTGCTGCCGACCGCCGAGGTGGGGTTCCTGGGCATGATCCGCAATGAGGAGACCCTGGAGGCGTCCACCTACGCGACCCGGATGCCGGACGACCTCTCCGGCCGTCAGGTGTACGTACTGGACCCGATGCTGGCCACCGGCGGCACCCTGGTCGCCGCGATCCGGATGCTGATCGAGCGCGGCGCCGACGATGTGACCGCGATCTGCCTGCTGGCCGCGCCGGAGGGCGTCGCGGTGATGGAGAAGGAGCTGGCCGGGCTGCCGGTGACGGTGGTGACCGCCTCCGTGGACGACCACCTCAATGAGCAGGGCTATATCGTGCCCGGTCTGGGCGACGCCGGTGACCGCCTCTACGGCACCGCGGGCTGACCCCGGCGCCGACCTTGCTTCGCTGATCGGCCGGCGCCCCGGGACGGGGGCGCCGGCCGATGCCGTGCGGGGGGAGGGGGAGCGGGCTGCCGGTCAGCAGCGGCCTGACGGCTTCGGCGCCGGCTTGGTCGCCGCGACCAGGGCCTGCTCGGCCTGGGCGGGGGTGCGCAGCGCGGTGAAGCCATTGCCGATGACGAGGTCCACCGAGGCGTCCTTGCGGGCGTCCGGTGCGGACTTGGCGCCCGCGATATGGGTGCCCAGCAGCAGCATCGCCGCATTGCCGGACGGGCCGCCGATCAGCCGGGCGGACTCCTTGACCTTCTTGTCCAGCGCGGCCGAGGCGTTCCCCACCTTGCCGATCTTGAAGCCGCGTTTCTTCAACTCCTCGGCCGTGCGGCCGGCCAGACCGGACTTCACGGTGGCGTTGTAGACGTTCACCGTGACCTGCTGCGGCTTGGGTACGGCGCTCGGCACCGGTGTCGCGCTGTCGGCGGCCGGCCGCGCCGATCCGGAGGCGGAGGCTGAGGGGGCGGCGCAGGCCCCTGCGGCGAGCTGCTTGCCCTTGCCGCCGAAGATGTCGGTGAGCTGTACCGTGCCCCAGCTGATCACGCCCAGCGCCAGCACCGTCGACACCAGGGCGACGATCCGCCGGCGGCGCTTGTTGGGCGGTACCAGTCGGGGATAGCTGTTACCGGTGACCCGGTACTGCTTCCCCTTCATGCCGGGGGGAGTCAACATGCTCACCGTGTGTCGCCCCCTCGCGCCGGGACAGGCAGGTTGATACGGCCGCGGGCATCGCAGAAGCCGTGGTCATCAGCGTAATGCGGACCGTGCGCGAGCGTACTAAATGATCATCATCTGGAGTACGGGGGTACCCGAAAGGATGTACAAAGCGAGACCGGATGCACGTGGGCCCCGGGTCACTCCAGTTCGAGGACGCGCGCGTGCAGCACCTGACGCTGTTGCAGCGCGGCGCGTACGGCGCGGTGCAGCCCGTCCTCCAGGTAGAGGTCGCCGCGCCACTTCACCACATGCGCGAAGAGGTCACCGTAGAAGGTGGAGTCCTCGGCGAGCAGGGTCTCCAGGTCGAGCTGGCCCTTGGTGGTCACCAACTGGTCCAGCCGCACCGGGCGTGGGGCGACGTCCGCCCACTGGCGGGTGCTGTTCCGGCCGTGATCCGGGTACGGCCGCCCGTTGCCGATGCGCTTGAAGATCACACGGAAAGCCTACCGTCCCTTCGGGCGACGGCGCAGCAAGGAGGCCCAGCTCGGCCCTTTTACCGCCCTCACCTGGGCGGATTCCCCCGGTTGCCCGGAGTGGTGCGGGCCGACCCGGCTTCACCGGGCGTCCGGTGCGGGCCGTTTGGGCCGGGATTGCCCCTGCCTGCCGTGCCACCCCGGACCGTCGTGGGCGGCGTCAGCCGCGCAGCGCGGCGCCGATCCGGTCCAGCGAGGAGAGCCGCATCAGGCCGTAGTGGTAGAACTCGACCTCCGGCACACCGAGTCCGCGCAGGGTCTCCACCTTGGCCGCCAGATTGGCCGCGCCGTCGCAGTCCTCGGCCATCGGGCGGAGGATCACGGCCATCTGGTGCGGTCGCACCCCGTGCAGGGCGAAGGCGGCGACCTTCTCGCGCACCGCCTCGGGGGTGGTCGCGTAGCCCAGCGTCTCGATCTGCGGGACCGCCGTGGCGAGGGCCGGCAGGTCGATGCCGGAGAGCCAGCCGGTGCCGGGGCCGCCGCCGTCCATGAAGCTGAGCCGCATGCCCAGGCCGTCCGCGACCTCGGCCGCCTCGGCGGCCAGCGAGGTGACGGTGGCGGCCGAGGCGTCCACGTACGCGGCCACGGCCCCGTCGGCCAGGTGGTCCAGGCCGCCCGGCTCGGCGGCGGCGCGCTCGTCCGCGAGGCGGCGGCGCACCTCGTCCCGTACCGCCGTGCGGGCCTCGTCGGCGGGCACGCCCGCCGCGCGGGCGGCGGCGCGGCAGTGGTCGCAGAAGCAGAGCCCGAGCAGGGCCTCGGCGACGGGGCCAAGCTGCTCGAAGTAGCGCTCGTGGTGGTAGCCGTGCCGCAGCCCGTGGAAGTGCAGCGACTCCGCGCGGACGGCGTCCACGCCGTACCGGCCGAGTTCGCCGACCAGGGTGCGGACATAGGCGCGGACCTCGGGGTGGGCGGGGCAGAGCTCGGTGAGGTGGCGGTCGCCGAAGGCGTTGGCGGGGGCGCAGTCGGGGTGCTGGAAGCCGAGCCGGTCGTTGTGCAGGAAGACGGTCCAGGCGTGCAGGCGCAGACCGCGCCGCCGGGCCTCCTCGGCGGCCTCCGCGAAGGGGTCACGGTCGCCGATCGCGGTGGACGGGGCGGGGGCCAGCCGGCGGTCGCGCCAGGCGGCGGGGTCGGGGCGGAAGTAGGCCGCGCCGGGCTCCAGATAGCGGACCACCCGGCGGGGATTGTGCGGGAAGACGTCCCGGGCCGCGTGGTAGACGGAGGCAAGGGTGACCCCGTCCACGCCGGCCCGGTCGGCCAGGGTGCCGAAGAAGCGGTCCGGGCCCTCGTCGAGCAGGTCGGTGGCGAAGGCGAGGACGGACGACTGCACGGTGCGGCTCCGGCGGGGGCGGTGGGGCAGTGGCGGCTCCACGCTAGCGAGCGAGGCCGGATTGGTCTATACCTTCCCGGGGGAGCGGGGGGAGCGGGGGGAGCGGGGGGAGCGGGGGAGCGGGGGAAGCGGGGGAAGCGGGGGAAGCGGGGGAAGCGGGGGAAGCGGGGGAAGCGGGGGAAGCGGGGGAAGCGGGGGAAGCGGGGGAAGCGGGGGAAGCGGGGGAAGCGGGGGAAGCGGGGGAAGCGGGGGAAGCGAGCGAGGCCGGATTGGTCTATACCTTCCCGGGGGGAGCGGGGGAGCGGGGGGAGCGGGGGAAGCGGGGGAAGCGGGGGAAGCGGGGGAAGCGGGGGAAGCGGGGGAAGCGGGGGAAGCGGGGAAACCGGGGAAACCGGTGGTGGCCGGGCGGGGGTGTCAGTGGGTGTGGGTAGCGTCCCCCCTTGAGGGACGGCCGATGGCGGGGAGGCACTGCGATGAGGTTCCGGAT is part of the Peterkaempfera bronchialis genome and encodes:
- the upp gene encoding uracil phosphoribosyltransferase, with the translated sequence MRIHVLDHPLVAHKLSTLRDERTDSPTFRRLADELVTLLAYEATRDVRTDEVEITTPVAVTIGTRLSYPRPLVVPILRAGLGMLDGMTRLLPTAEVGFLGMIRNEETLEASTYATRMPDDLSGRQVYVLDPMLATGGTLVAAIRMLIERGADDVTAICLLAAPEGVAVMEKELAGLPVTVVTASVDDHLNEQGYIVPGLGDAGDRLYGTAG
- a CDS encoding RNA polymerase sigma factor SigF, with amino-acid sequence MRAQGSAPDTGAEQDAGPGVRVAGAPVPGGRSPLDVRALTRVLFERMAELEPGTSEHARVRAALIEVNVPLVRYAAARFRGRSEPMEDVIQVGTIGLINAIDRFDSTRGVQFPTYALPTILGEIKRYFRDNVRTMHVPRRLQELWVQVSGAMEELTVAHGRTPRIPEIAARLRIPEEDVRDCLDAGRAYNAASLEAAQESEGGLALLDRLGYEDAALTDVEHRDMVRHLLVQLPERERRIIMLRFFGNLTQSQISSELGMSQMHVSRLLARIFARLRSSNAWES
- a CDS encoding tRNA adenosine deaminase-associated protein, translating into MAYFAAVLARTEDGWSVSETELDDVETLADLADLAREASDDEETVLVFIEQEDAWFAVVRVDGEEDPRIFVSDGAAAARSAYGEIVLTDELVGRTPGDELDDLDNLVAELDDDASGGSASDDDDDDDDGPAVGADGVPAGPLGDIEVLTEYGVSARQLLAMSGEGAVPGDALTEIADSLGCGEVLEAVR
- a CDS encoding type II toxin-antitoxin system VapB family antitoxin — protein: MIFKRIGNGRPYPDHGRNSTRQWADVAPRPVRLDQLVTTKGQLDLETLLAEDSTFYGDLFAHVVKWRGDLYLEDGLHRAVRAALQQRQVLHARVLELE
- a CDS encoding LytR C-terminal domain-containing protein: MKGKQYRVTGNSYPRLVPPNKRRRRIVALVSTVLALGVISWGTVQLTDIFGGKGKQLAAGACAAPSASASGSARPAADSATPVPSAVPKPQQVTVNVYNATVKSGLAGRTAEELKKRGFKIGKVGNASAALDKKVKESARLIGGPSGNAAMLLLGTHIAGAKSAPDARKDASVDLVIGNGFTALRTPAQAEQALVAATKPAPKPSGRC
- a CDS encoding RNA polymerase sigma factor SigF, with translation MSVDLRSAEIHGTAAVEAVPVVGESLDTRTLSRSLFLRLAELPPGCPESLYVRDTLIELNLPLVRYAAARFRSRNEPMEDIVQVGTIGLIKAIDRFDPERGVEFPTFAMPTVVGEIKRFFRDTSWSVRVPRRLQELRLALTRAGDELAQKLDRSPTVAELAQCLGVSEEEVVEGLAVGNAYTASSLDSTPTEEDGDGPLAERLGYEDVALEGVEYRESLKPLLARLPARERRIIMLRFFANMTQSQIGEEIGISQMHVSRLLTRTLAQLREGLTSEE
- a CDS encoding Dabb family protein, yielding MIRHLVLFKLNDGVDREGDERVAAGAKAFEELGALIPELREWECGWNTTTRDIAYDFAINSLVDDRDALKAYLSHPAHQAAAAQWSEFATWVIADIEV
- the tadA gene encoding tRNA adenosine(34) deaminase TadA gives rise to the protein MQTTPLPAPVRPDPVRDRWSGPMRQALAEAALAPATGDVPVGAVVLGPDGSVIGRGHNAREAVGDPTAHAEVVAIREAARAVGEWRLTGCTLVVTLEPCTMCAGAIVLSRLDRVVYGAVDEKAGAAGSLWDVIRDRRLNHRPEVVWGVLADDCGAALTAFFDTHRTDPG